The following is a genomic window from Balneolaceae bacterium.
GGAGGAGTTGAAGAAAACAGATATTGCTGTTACAGCTATTAATCTCGGACAAACTCATTCAACCTCGTGGGACGAATCAGACATGAGCCCGGAACGCCTTATTAACCCGACAGATGTTGCGTCTTTATTAGTTACAATTTCAGAACTCTCATCGAGAAGTGTTGTTGAAGAGATTTTAATTCAGCCGCAACACGGAAGAGTTCCTGCAATGTAAGAGACCGGATGAGAAATTCATTATCAAAATCTCAGCCAGTATGCTCAAGTTTACATTTTTCAACTGTTTGTAAGGTTGATATTTTTGGTATAAGCAATGAAAAAACAGGGGAGAGCTAAGCTAAAAACCCGTGAAAATTCTGGTTTTAACTCTTTCTAATAAGATTAAAATTTTTTAATTTTAAAAACTTCTTAGAAAGGGAACAAATTGAAAAAGTTCATGTATATAACGTAGTAATATCGACCCAGATATTACTTGTTGTACCCCGAAAAAGCCAACGTAGTAGAAAAGCCCGGTTGATAGCCGGGTTTTTCAGTTTCTGTTGATAATTTCATCAACATCACCTCTCACCTGCATCAACCAATAAACTGTATTTTAAATCTCTTTTTAATATATAGATGGAGACGCACTTTTTATATTAGATGTTTTTAATATTAAAAAAGTGCCGTGTTTTGAAATTTTTTGGATAACGAATGACGTACAATTTATTTATGATTACATTTGAATAAAGGAACTGAACATTTTATAAATTTTGATGCAAGATGCCTATCAGACAAATTGAGGTGATTGTCCCAAAAGATGCAAGGGAAGATTTTAAAGAACTTTTGAATGACAATTCGGTTGAACACTATTGGAATGAAGAATCGGATAGTGGATATCTGTTAAAGGCTTTGGTGGATGCCAATAAAACAGAAAGTTTCCTTGATAATGCCGAACAATTGATGGGGAATGATGATAGGTACAGACTGGTCATGCAGGATGTTGAGGCCACTCTGCCGCGTGTAGAAGAAGATGAAGAGGAAGAAGAGAAACAGGGAAAAGAAGATGAAGAAGAGGAGCAGGAACCATTTCGCGGTGTCAGGGTTAGCCGGGAAGAACTCTACAACGAAATCTCCGATGCAGTTAATCTTACGCCGGTTTATATTGCATTAGTCACTTTTTCAACCATAGTTGCTGCACTTGGAATGCTTCGGGATAGTGTGGCTGTGGTAATCGGCGCGATGGTAATTGCCCCCCTTTTAGGACCAAATGTTGCCTTGGCACTATCAACAACTTTAGGAGATTCAAAACTTTTTATAAAATCATTGAAAACCAATGTGACTGGAATAACTGTGGCGTTTTTTCTGTCTGTCCTAATGGGAATTTTTTTGACTGTTGATGCATCGGTATATGAAATTGCGAGCCGAACCGATGTACAGCTTTCTGATATTGCACTTGCCCTTGCGTCAGGCGCGGCCGGTGTGTTGGCTTATACCATTGGTATGTCGGCTGCAGTTATTGGGGTTATGGTAGCAGTTGCTTTATTACCACCACTGGTATCAGCCGGACTGCTAATCGGGGATATGCAATTTTCTTTGGCATATTATTCGTTTTTACTGTTAACGACTAATATTATCTGTGTGAACCTTGCAGCGGTTGCAACATTTGCCGTTCAGGGTGTGAGTCCCCGAAGCTGGTATAAAGCTAAAAAGGCAAAAAAAATCAATAAAATTGCGTTTGCTCTCTGGGCTGTTTTACTTCTGATTCTGAGTCTGCTCATAATTCTAAACTGATATAATTGGGAAGAACTCAGATCTGTTTTGCAAATTCTTTCTTGTGATTTTCCACACGACTGGCATTTTCGGTAAAACGTTTGTAACCGGCGCGTCGGACAGCACTCCCCTCAAAAATATCCTCAAACTCCTCTTCCTTAAGATCAGTCCATCTCTTTGGCGGGTGTAAAACCTGTTCGCGTGGTTTTAGATCGTTTATGTGACCATATTTTGCTTTTCGATTCCAGGGGCATACATCCTGGCAAATATCGCAGCCGAATGCCCAGTCGCCAAGCTGATCTTCAAACTCGTCGGGCATCTGCTCTTTTAGCTCAATCGTCAGGTAAGAAATACATCGGTTACTGTCGATCCGATAGGGTTCATGAATAGCATCTGTAGGGCAGGCATCAATACATTGTGTACAACTTCCGCAGTGATCGGTTTGAGGAGCATCATACACAAAGGGAATATCCACAATCATTTCACCAATCAGGAAAAAAGAACCATATGTTTTATTCAACAAATTGCTGTTCTTCCCCATCCAGCCCAGTCCGGCTCGTTTTGCCCATGCTTTATCCATCACCGGTGCGGAATCCACAAAAAAGCGGCCGTTGATATCTCCCGTTAACTCTTTGGTATAGAAAAAAAGTTTCTTAAGCCGGTTTTTAAATGTCTTATGATAATCACGCCCCCGTGCATATTTGGCAATTTTAGGTTGATCGGTTTCCCGGTCGTGTTCTTCATTTTCTTTAAAACGATAACTTGCCAGAACGCTTACCACACTTTTGGCACCGGGAACCAGTATGGTGGGATCTACACGTTTATCGAAGTAGTTTTCCATCCATCCCATCGTTCCATGTAGATTTTGGTTAAGCCACTGTTCAAGACGAAAAGCCTCGGGATCAAGAGGACCAGCTTTGGCAAACCCACACTGGTCAAAACCCAGTTCAAAAGATTTCAGCCGAACCTTATTTGTGAGTGCGTGAATATCCATTGTAGTGAGGTGTTAAGTAGAAAATATCAAAGAGATCTGTCGGGTTTCTTTAAATCTTAAATTTAGCGTTAGAACAGAGATGAAAAAACCAGACAGGTCTTTGTCAACTATCGCAGACCAAACATCAATAGTAACATAAAAAAATCGCGCAACCCATTAAATAATTGCGCGATTTAAAATAGAAGAAAAAGTATTTTTTGAAAATCCATCAGACGGCTGGTTTTACCGTCTGATGGATGCCTTGGCAACTTTTAAACTCGTGAGTCCGAAAATACAACGGTCAGACGAGACTGAATTATGAAATAAATTACTGTTGCTGAAGCTGTTGTTGCTGAGGTTCTGGATTTACTTCGAGCAGCTCCACATCAAAAATGAGTACGGCTCCCGGAGGAATCGGACTTCCCTGCGGAGGATTCGCACCGTATGCAAGCTCGCCGGGGATAAAGAATCTATATTTGGCGCCTTCTTCCATCAACTGTAATCCTTCAGTCCAGCCGGGAATAACACGATTGAGTGGAAAAGTAGCCGGCTGACCTCGTTCATATGAACTATCAAACACTTCATCTGAAAGCAAACGTCCTTCGTAATGAACCTGAACCCGATCTTCTGCAGTTGGACTATCGCCATCGCCTTCTTCAAGAACACGATACTGGAGACCTGATTCGGTTTCCATTACATCACTGTTTTGGAGGTTTTCTTCGAGGAAAGCTTGTCCGCGTTCTCTGTTTACTCCCGCTTCCTCCTCAGCCTGTGCTTGCCTGTTCATTTCAAGCTCTTGCAGGTAGGTTTGAATGAGAGTTTGCATTGCCATGTTGTCAATAGCTACAGATGTATCAGTTGTGTCTAACCCCGTTTGTAGACCGGCAACATAATTTTGAATGTCAACATCGTGAATCCCCTCACTGGAGAGGCTATTGCCTTGTAGATATCCGAAGCTGTAA
Proteins encoded in this region:
- the queG gene encoding tRNA epoxyqueuosine(34) reductase QueG, producing the protein MDIHALTNKVRLKSFELGFDQCGFAKAGPLDPEAFRLEQWLNQNLHGTMGWMENYFDKRVDPTILVPGAKSVVSVLASYRFKENEEHDRETDQPKIAKYARGRDYHKTFKNRLKKLFFYTKELTGDINGRFFVDSAPVMDKAWAKRAGLGWMGKNSNLLNKTYGSFFLIGEMIVDIPFVYDAPQTDHCGSCTQCIDACPTDAIHEPYRIDSNRCISYLTIELKEQMPDEFEDQLGDWAFGCDICQDVCPWNRKAKYGHINDLKPREQVLHPPKRWTDLKEEEFEDIFEGSAVRRAGYKRFTENASRVENHKKEFAKQI
- a CDS encoding TIGR00341 family protein — protein: MPIRQIEVIVPKDAREDFKELLNDNSVEHYWNEESDSGYLLKALVDANKTESFLDNAEQLMGNDDRYRLVMQDVEATLPRVEEDEEEEEKQGKEDEEEEQEPFRGVRVSREELYNEISDAVNLTPVYIALVTFSTIVAALGMLRDSVAVVIGAMVIAPLLGPNVALALSTTLGDSKLFIKSLKTNVTGITVAFFLSVLMGIFLTVDASVYEIASRTDVQLSDIALALASGAAGVLAYTIGMSAAVIGVMVAVALLPPLVSAGLLIGDMQFSLAYYSFLLLTTNIICVNLAAVATFAVQGVSPRSWYKAKKAKKINKIAFALWAVLLLILSLLIILN
- a CDS encoding FKBP-type peptidyl-prolyl cis-trans isomerase translates to MKNLHFAAIILISSLVLFSACNSYEQRASEDLSTKMDSLSYSFGYLQGNSLSSEGIHDVDIQNYVAGLQTGLDTTDTSVAIDNMAMQTLIQTYLQELEMNRQAQAEEEAGVNRERGQAFLEENLQNSDVMETESGLQYRVLEEGDGDSPTAEDRVQVHYEGRLLSDEVFDSSYERGQPATFPLNRVIPGWTEGLQLMEEGAKYRFFIPGELAYGANPPQGSPIPPGAVLIFDVELLEVNPEPQQQQLQQQ